The sequence AGCAGACCCGGTTTTATCCGACGCTGACCAAAATTATTGTAAAAAAGGCCATAGACACCTTTGTCAACGATGACAGCACCTTCAGCATCAACATTTCAACAGAGGATATTCTGAACAGCGAGACCATGGCCTTTATCTATGACTATGCCGTTGCCAAAAACGTCATGTCACGCATGATACTTGAACTTGTGGAGTCCGAAAGCTTGTCTTCCTTTGGCGGTGCAACAAATATCATTTACAGATTTAAAAATGCCGGGGCAAAAATTGCCATTGATGATTTTGGCACAGGATATTCCAATTTTGATTATCTGCTCAAGATCAAAGCAGACTATATCAAAATTGACGGCAGCATCATCAAATTGATCACTAAAGATGAGCGTGCCGTTGATGTTGTTAATTCCATTATATCCTATACAAAAAAGCTGAAGATGAAATCCATTGCAGAGTTCATCTCCACGGAAACACTTTCAGACAAGGCAAAAGCCCTTGGGATTAATTATCAGCAAGGGTTTTACCATGGCAAACCTGATCCGGTCCCTGATAAAACGATTTTCTAAACCCTTTGCAGGGAGCAAAACATTGATCATGGTGTTTAAATGCATCCCATGTTGAATTATTTATGAGAATTCTTAATATTTTAAGCCAGATGCCTGATTTCACAGGCTCAGGAAAAACAGTCCAGGCCATTATGCGGCAATCTTGTGCCAGAGGATATGAAAATTTTCTTGTGGCGGGCATCCAGGATGATTTTAAATTAGATTCATCTGTGCTGCCACCGGATCACACCGAGTTTGTCCGGTTTAACCATGGGGATCTCGACTTCAGGCTCCCGGGCATGAGCGATGTAATGCCTTATCCCAGCACGGTCTTTTCCTCAATGACCAAAGAGCAAATTGGCCGGTATGAAACCGCATTCAGACAGATCCTTGAAAAAGCACGAAAAAAATTTCGTCCGGATCTGATCCATACCCACCATCTTTGGATTGTTTCCAAAACAGCCAGACAGGTATTTCAGGACCTGCCCATGGTCACCTCCTGCCACGGCACATGCCTTCGCCAGCACGTTTTGTGCACAGAACTTGACCTGGATATCAGCGATGCCATGGCGGATATCGACGCTATTTTATGCCTGAGCCAGCACCAAAAACAGCAGATTATAGATATTCACAGAATAGATCCGAAAAAACTGCATGTGGTGGGGGCTGGTTTTGAAGAAAAATTGTTCTATTGTGAACCAAAACCTGAAAAAGGTCCTGTGCAAATTGTGTATGCAGGAAAATTAAGTCGTGCTAAAGGCGTGCCCTGGCTGCTTACTGCGTTGAAAAAGGTGACAACCCCCGATTTTTGCCTACACCTGGCAGGTGCCGGCACCGGCCGGGAAAAACAGGAATGCCTGACACTGGCGGCAGAACTGGGCAACCGGGTAAAGGTTCATGGTCCTTTGCCCCATGAAACCCTGGCCCAACTGATGCGCAAGTCCCATCTCTTTGTTTTGCCCTCGTTTTTTGAAGGCCTTCCCCTGGTGCTCATGGAAGCCCTGTCTTCGGGCTGCAGGTTATTGACAACCGCGCTGCCGGGTACCCGGGAAATATTTGAAGAGACCCGGTCCGGCATGGTCGATCTTCTGGAACTACCGGCCCTTGAAACCGTGGATACACCGTTTCAAAAAGATATGCCGGCTTTGGATAAGGCCCTTGCTCATGCTTTAGAAATAAGCATTACAAAGGCGGATCAAAACCGGCAACCGGACCTTAGCCAAGTAAACAAATCAGTCTCTGCCTATACCTGGGAAGGCGTATTTTCCAAAATGGAAGCGATATATAAAAAAGTTTGCAGTGGTATTCTTTAGCACAATATGGATGTATCAATATCGGAGATGGTAGTCACCCCGGTCATAAACATGGCTTTTTTCAATATCTTGTGAATATGCGCCATGTGTAATTGAACGCCTAAGGACCCTGCACCCACAGCAGCCCTGATCACATCCCTGCCCAAAAGTATAAAATCGGCACCTAGTGCCAGCATCTTGAGCACGTCATAGCCTGTCCTGACGCCGCCGTCTGCCGTGATGATCACCTGACCTTTAAGCTGCTTGGCAATGTCCGGGAGCACCTCTGCCGTCCCCGGGGTTGCATCCAGCACCCGGCCGCCGTGGTTTGAGACACTGACTACCTTTGCACCGGCATCCGCACAGCTTACAGCATCCTCCACCGTCATAATTCCTTTGGCAATAAAAGGCAGAGACGTGGCCTGAACCAGCTCCTTGATATCCTTGACGCTTTTGCGGAATACCGGCTGGTGATGCCGGGCCATGATGGTGGACCCGCAACCGTCAAGATCCACACCCACAGCAGGACAGCCCAGTTCTTCAGCCGTACGGATGAATTGTTTGAGTACCTCCTGAGATCTGGGTTTAAAAATGGGAACAGCCGGCAGCCCCTCTTTTTTTATGGCACGAAGGGCCGGATTGTCCTCGGGGGTATAAAAAAAGGTATCGCCCCGCCAGGCCATGGTGCCGGCATCTCTACACCCCCGGATCGTGGCCCGGCAGAAATCTTCTTCGCTGATGGCATTTCCGTAGCGCTCGGCACCGGCTGTGGAAGCACCCATAACCGGAAAATCCAGTTTGGTGCCAAAAAATGTACAGGAGGTGTCAGGTTCGGTATGTTCCCCCACCACCTTCAATTTAAAACGCACCGACTCAAGGGCTGCAACATTTGCCCGAAAGGAGAAACCGGCACCGGCACCACCGAATCCAATGGGTTTGCCATAGGCCTCTTTCTGGCAAATTTTATCAAAATTGCCGTCACAAGCTGGGTAAGCCGCACAAAACCCTTTAAGATTTTTTCTTGCTCTGTCCCGGACCGCTTCAAGGGTTTCGGGAACTGTTTCCTTATCAAGAATAACGCGGTTGTCTGATCCGCAAACACTGCACTGTTCAGGCTGTTCTTCCTGATCCATCGTAGTAAAGCACATCGTACATTGCCAGATAGTCATATCAGATGATCACTCCTGTTTCACTAAAGGTTTTTAAAAAGCGTTTCTACCATCAGCTTGCTGTCATAATCATGTGCGGCAAGGGCACTTGCCTTAAGATTAGGAACCCGTTCGTGGAATGGCGTGCCGGGCACCTCATACAACACGCCTAAAGGCAGGCTGTTTTCCCACTCCTGGGCCAGCGTCAATGCCTTCCCAAGATCCTGGGGATCATGATCCGTATCTTCAAGCTTATATGCCCGCTCTTTATACCAGCTCAACGTGTTTATTTTATTAAAAGAGACACATGGCTGCAGAATATCCACCAAAGCAAAGCCTTTGTAATTCATGGCTTTGACAATCAAGTCCGTCAAATGTTCAGGCTCACCGGACAAGCCTCTTGCCACAAATCCCGTACCGGCTGCCAGGGCAATGGCCAGGGCGGAAAATTGTGATGAGGAGGTGCCGGTGGTCTGCATTTTTGTAACCATTCCCAGACTTGATGTGGGAGACGCCTGCCCCTTAGTCAGCCCGTAAATCTGGTTGTTGTGCACTAGAAGCGTCATATCCAAATTTCGCCTGATGGCCGCAAGAAAATGATTGCCGCCTTCCCCATAACAGTCACCGTCCCCGCAGTTTACCACCACCGTCAGGTCGTTATTGGCAATCTTTGTCCCGGTTGCAAGGGGAAGCGCCCTGCCGTGAAGCCCATGGAACATGCTGCATTTAAGAAAGTGAGGTGTTTTCCCGGCCTGACCGATACCCGAAATCAACGTAAGCTTTTCAGGCGGAATCTGCTGCTGGGCAAAGGCATTTTTCATGGCGGCAAGAATCTGGAAGTTACCACATCCGGGGCACCATTTGTTTTCGTAATTACAGTCGAAATCTTTTGAAGTAACCATTATTTCACCATCTCCTTTACCTTTTGAACAATATAGTCCGGGAAAAAAGGTCTGCCGTCAATTTTAAGAATAGAACCAAAGGCAGAGACCCCTGCCTCCTGGGCAAGCAGGAGACCCAGCTGACCGGATGTATTTTGTTCTACCATGATCAGCTGCTTGCCGGCCAACGCATCCTTGACGGCCTGAGTGTCCATGGGCCAGATATCTTTGAACACAGCCGCCCCG is a genomic window of uncultured Desulfobacter sp. containing:
- a CDS encoding glycosyltransferase family 4 protein, encoding MRILNILSQMPDFTGSGKTVQAIMRQSCARGYENFLVAGIQDDFKLDSSVLPPDHTEFVRFNHGDLDFRLPGMSDVMPYPSTVFSSMTKEQIGRYETAFRQILEKARKKFRPDLIHTHHLWIVSKTARQVFQDLPMVTSCHGTCLRQHVLCTELDLDISDAMADIDAILCLSQHQKQQIIDIHRIDPKKLHVVGAGFEEKLFYCEPKPEKGPVQIVYAGKLSRAKGVPWLLTALKKVTTPDFCLHLAGAGTGREKQECLTLAAELGNRVKVHGPLPHETLAQLMRKSHLFVLPSFFEGLPLVLMEALSSGCRLLTTALPGTREIFEETRSGMVDLLELPALETVDTPFQKDMPALDKALAHALEISITKADQNRQPDLSQVNKSVSAYTWEGVFSKMEAIYKKVCSGIL
- a CDS encoding alpha-hydroxy-acid oxidizing protein, translating into MTIWQCTMCFTTMDQEEQPEQCSVCGSDNRVILDKETVPETLEAVRDRARKNLKGFCAAYPACDGNFDKICQKEAYGKPIGFGGAGAGFSFRANVAALESVRFKLKVVGEHTEPDTSCTFFGTKLDFPVMGASTAGAERYGNAISEEDFCRATIRGCRDAGTMAWRGDTFFYTPEDNPALRAIKKEGLPAVPIFKPRSQEVLKQFIRTAEELGCPAVGVDLDGCGSTIMARHHQPVFRKSVKDIKELVQATSLPFIAKGIMTVEDAVSCADAGAKVVSVSNHGGRVLDATPGTAEVLPDIAKQLKGQVIITADGGVRTGYDVLKMLALGADFILLGRDVIRAAVGAGSLGVQLHMAHIHKILKKAMFMTGVTTISDIDTSILC
- a CDS encoding 2-oxoacid:ferredoxin oxidoreductase subunit beta; amino-acid sequence: MVTSKDFDCNYENKWCPGCGNFQILAAMKNAFAQQQIPPEKLTLISGIGQAGKTPHFLKCSMFHGLHGRALPLATGTKIANNDLTVVVNCGDGDCYGEGGNHFLAAIRRNLDMTLLVHNNQIYGLTKGQASPTSSLGMVTKMQTTGTSSSQFSALAIALAAGTGFVARGLSGEPEHLTDLIVKAMNYKGFALVDILQPCVSFNKINTLSWYKERAYKLEDTDHDPQDLGKALTLAQEWENSLPLGVLYEVPGTPFHERVPNLKASALAAHDYDSKLMVETLFKNL